TGCTCAACGACTTCTGTACCGACCCCTGGCCAGTGGGCGAGAAACGTAACAGCCGGGAGATCGTCAGGGTGTAAAGTTTTGATCGCGGCAATCGAGGAAATGACGTGAGTGGGAGACATTATATAGACAAGACTATTATTCATCGGATCGATATTGGGGCCTTAATCTATCAAGGCTAACAGTTTCCCTCTCTCGACTGCTATTCGTGGGGACGTATCCCGGTAAGCTTCTATCAATTTTTACTTGAGGCATGGGAAGCATCATCACAAACCACGAGAAGTATTCTCAACTGTTGTCCTCGAATGCATGTCAGATAATTCCTTTTGCTTTCCATAAATCTTCGTGTCTCCCTACGTCGATCCATTCCTCTTCAATCAGGTAAGCACTCACCAGAGCATTTCGGGCCAACAGGTTCTGGATGAGTGATGTAATCGGGAACTCCTGATCTTTTGGTATAAGAGAGAGGACCGAAGGGCTGAGAATATATATGCCGCTATTGATGACGAAATGCTCGGTCGGCTTTTCCTGTAGTTCGATCAGCCTCGTGCCCTCTTTTCTTACCACACCAAAAGGTATGTGCAATGGATAGAGACTTACGCCAACGGTTGCCTCGCATTCTTGCGCTTCGTGGAATTCAAGCATCCTGCCGATATTTGCTTGAGTCACCAGGTCACCATTCATAACAATTAAGGGGTGTGGTCCTGTATCTGGCAGCAGTGACAATGCTCCTCCAGTTCCAAGCGATTTTTCTTCTCTGAGGTAATGCACAGTGCACCCGAGAGAGCTTCCGTCTCCGAAATACTCCTCGATAGTGTTACTCATATAGTTGACGGCGATGTAGATGTTTCTTATACCGAATCCAAGTAAATGGAGTATTACCCGCTCCAGGATCGGGCGGCCGGCTACGGGTACCATCGGCTTGGGTATTGCCTCCGTGAGAGGCCTTAGCCTTACGCCCTTTCCTCCTGCCATAACAACAGCGGTATTCGGTTTTATTGCTGTGCCCAGGATTTCTTGCAGAAAATGAACGCCGACCAAGCGCATCTCACGATCCACTATCGGTATCTGGAGGAGAGTTTTTGCTTTCATCAAATCCAGTGCGCTTGCCCGGCTCATTTCAGGTCCTGCATACGTAAAATGACTGTTCATAATGGCTTCAACCGAAGATTCGAATGCAAGACCTCCCAACAGCCCTCTCCGTACATCTCCATCGGTTATGCTACCGACCAACTTCCCGCTATCGTCTTCGACAAAGACTATTTCGCGCCAATTCTCATTTATTTTTTCCATCGCCTCCCGGATGGTTTGGTTCTGTCTGATCAGATATTTTGTTAACTCTTCTTTTTTCATCAGGTCCCTTTTGAAGTTAGTTCTCGACAGACTGGCCCGGGCGTATTCCCTTTGAGCCTGTCACAATCCAGAATGCCAGACTGTTCTGCCCGTTGTTTACTGTCCGCACGACATAGTTGATTTCCAGGGGGGAAAAGGGGGCGTACATGTTTTGAACATCCTCAAGGGAACAGAAACGCACGATCCCCATATTGGCAAATGGACCCTCCGGTGAATCCACGAAGGTGTTCTTCCCGGCAGGCTTGCCTATCCCGTACCCCCAGCAATCTATCCTGGGGGTATGTGAGAAAAAAGATCCCCCGACTTTCAAAACTCTCTCAACTTCCTTGATTATTTTCTGGCTGTTTTTCAGATCATTACACATAAGACAGGCCAGGTCTATAACGCAGTCAAAATATTGATCCGGGTACGGCAGAGAGGTCGCATCACCCACTCGGAGATCTGCAACAAGTCCCTCACTCTCCAGGCGTCTCTTCAGTTTGGCGATAGCCGTGGTCGATCCATCGTAGGAGGCTACGGAGAAACCCTCCCTGCACAGGTACCAGGTAGCAGAACCATTACCGCAGCCCAGATCCAGAAACCTCACCTCTTCCCGGGGTTCCCGGTTGTAATAGTTCCTTGCCACAAAACGTATAAGCTCTTCAGCGGGATACTTCCCCCATTCTCTGTTCGCATGAATATCTTCCCAGACAGGATCCCAACTCATCCCCTGATCCTCTCAGTCCTCTGACTATCTATTTTGTCAGGGTATATAGCAACTGTCCCTTCAGAACCGATTTTGAAATCGTTCCATCTTGATAATTTGCTGTAACCCTCTGTCTCACCTTCAACCCGCTGGCAATAAAGAGGCCTTCTATTTCGCGAGGGGTAAACAGGTGCCCCATAGATATCATCTTTGTGTTGCCAACGTTCCACTCGAACGTCGCATCGCCTCTTTTCTCGTCCGGCAGAAGAAAGTCCTTGACGATTCTACCTAAGATCTTGAGAGTCCCGTACTGCGCGGCGTTGTGGCGATTATTAACATCAACAAACAAAACTCCCTCAGCACTGAGGAGTCCCTCCATCCTTCTCAGGGCTTCCACTCTTTGAACTCGACTTTCAATATGCCCCAGGACGTTCCAGAGACAGATGACAACGTCGAAGGTGCCGCGGTCAACAGGGAGGTCCTCTGCGGATACGGACCACACTTCCGCCCCTTGCAGTTGCCTGCATCTAGCCACCATTTCCATGCTGGGTTCTGAAAGAACGACGCGAGGAATCTTCTTTTCGATAGCGATATTCATTCCCCGCACGCCATCTCCCGCCCCGACATCAAGGAGACTTGTGGCGTTGTGGGGTATGTGATGGATGATGTATTTCTCTACCGCCTCAAGGTAAGCGGATCGCGTCCTGGAATACTCCCGGTAATGGGGAGCGAGGCTGTTGTAAAGCTCAATGGTATCAGTGCCTATGCTAAATCCTCCCACTGCAAAGGCATATCCTCCTTAAGATCATGCTTCAAGGTCAACCCAAGCACCTTCTCCAGGTCTCCGGGTTCAATGCCGTTCGCCGGCCGTTTGATCTCTATCATATCGATTTGCAGCCTTGTGCCTTTGGTCAGATCGCGGCCCGCGACCAAACTCTTGCGGATCAGCGGGAGATTTGGCGCTTCGCAGGGCGCGGGTTCTTTCACGCCGGTGCCCAACGCCTGATGGACGATGCAAACACCCTGCACCAATTCCTTCAGTTCATGCGGTTCGATAGAGGCCTGATGGTCAGGTCCAGTCATAGTCCTGTCGAGCGTGAAATGTTTCTCGATCGCCGCCGCTCCGAGGGCTGCCGCGCTTAATGCAGCATGGTTGCCCAGCGTATGATCTGAGTATCCGACCGGAAGCCCGAATGTCCGCTTGAGTGTTATCATCGCCCTGAGGTTGATCTGGTCGCAGGGGGCGGGATAGCTCGAAACGCAATGAAAAAGCAGAATCTCTTTAGTACCTGCGTTTTTCAGTGTCTCGATAGCTTTACGCACCTCTGCGAGGGTGCTTGCACCTGTTGAGAGAACAATTCCCTTGCGCTTGGCTCCTGCATACTTGAGCAGAGGAATATTAGTGATCTCACCCGACGGTATTTTGATTGTATTTAGGCGAAGTTCATCGACAAGAAGGTCGACGCTGTCGAATTCAAAGGCTGTGCACAGGAAAGGCATGCTGACAGAGGCACAATATTCCTTCATTTCTCTTAATACTGATGGACTCAGTTCGAGTGCCTTGCACATCTCCAGTTGATTCCCTGTACCCTGCATCG
This Syntrophorhabdaceae bacterium DNA region includes the following protein-coding sequences:
- the neuB gene encoding N-acetylneuraminate synthase; amino-acid sequence: MNFETRDFFFREEDKPIVIAEVGVNHNGDPLLARKMVDSAKEAGADVVKFQAFKSEKEISRYAPKAAYQEKAMQGTGNQLEMCKALELSPSVLREMKEYCASVSMPFLCTAFEFDSVDLLVDELRLNTIKIPSGEITNIPLLKYAGAKRKGIVLSTGASTLAEVRKAIETLKNAGTKEILLFHCVSSYPAPCDQINLRAMITLKRTFGLPVGYSDHTLGNHAALSAAALGAAAIEKHFTLDRTMTGPDHQASIEPHELKELVQGVCIVHQALGTGVKEPAPCEAPNLPLIRKSLVAGRDLTKGTRLQIDMIEIKRPANGIEPGDLEKVLGLTLKHDLKEDMPLQWEDLA
- a CDS encoding nucleotidyltransferase family protein, which codes for MKKEELTKYLIRQNQTIREAMEKINENWREIVFVEDDSGKLVGSITDGDVRRGLLGGLAFESSVEAIMNSHFTYAGPEMSRASALDLMKAKTLLQIPIVDREMRLVGVHFLQEILGTAIKPNTAVVMAGGKGVRLRPLTEAIPKPMVPVAGRPILERVILHLLGFGIRNIYIAVNYMSNTIEEYFGDGSSLGCTVHYLREEKSLGTGGALSLLPDTGPHPLIVMNGDLVTQANIGRMLEFHEAQECEATVGVSLYPLHIPFGVVRKEGTRLIELQEKPTEHFVINSGIYILSPSVLSLIPKDQEFPITSLIQNLLARNALVSAYLIEEEWIDVGRHEDLWKAKGII
- a CDS encoding class I SAM-dependent methyltransferase → MSWDPVWEDIHANREWGKYPAEELIRFVARNYYNREPREEVRFLDLGCGNGSATWYLCREGFSVASYDGSTTAIAKLKRRLESEGLVADLRVGDATSLPYPDQYFDCVIDLACLMCNDLKNSQKIIKEVERVLKVGGSFFSHTPRIDCWGYGIGKPAGKNTFVDSPEGPFANMGIVRFCSLEDVQNMYAPFSPLEINYVVRTVNNGQNSLAFWIVTGSKGIRPGQSVEN
- a CDS encoding class I SAM-dependent methyltransferase, translating into MGGFSIGTDTIELYNSLAPHYREYSRTRSAYLEAVEKYIIHHIPHNATSLLDVGAGDGVRGMNIAIEKKIPRVVLSEPSMEMVARCRQLQGAEVWSVSAEDLPVDRGTFDVVICLWNVLGHIESRVQRVEALRRMEGLLSAEGVLFVDVNNRHNAAQYGTLKILGRIVKDFLLPDEKRGDATFEWNVGNTKMISMGHLFTPREIEGLFIASGLKVRQRVTANYQDGTISKSVLKGQLLYTLTK